The genomic interval CAGCTGACTGTAACCTAAGCCCAACGCCCATTAGTCGCTGTTGCTAggttgtcacacacatgcagtttaTAATTGGGGCACATTTACAACTTCTTAGTATTTTTATACACATCATTTTAGACAAGAACAAAGCGGATTTGATAAACTAGAGGTAGCTAGCTAATTTACTGtcattgaatgaatgaatatgtAGATTGTAGTCATGAATTGACTACATAACAGAATCTAAAAGGAGCCTGAAGGGTTGGACTTTGCAATAATGAACTGCTTGGCTGCATTAACGCacttcagtcagacaactcacgtttttctttgatatgtttattagattgagtttggcgtctaggctcgaCATCATCACTCAACAGATTTACATAGCACATTAAGTGATGATTAAATGACTATCCCCCCGAGCCAACAGGTGGATGCTGGGGTGGAAGCTGAGGTCGGCAGTAGGGCAGACGAGCAGTACTGACATGgaagcagcattagcgaggcagaggaggatgtttttggttggttgtaagaggGACGAGGCTCGTCACGTGTAAATGTACCATTGGTGCTCTAGTTGACTGTTTGAAAGAGCTAGCAGGATTCGCCccatttattcagtttttttaaataatagaaatgaatCATTTGACACAAATATCAGTCTAAGAACTGGCTCCAAGCAAATATCGTTAGCCGGGTAGCTAATGATTGTTGCTTCTATACGGTTTTTCTCAGAAGTCTACGAAAAAACACCAACCTCAAAGAATTTTTACATACTTTTGCTTTTTCTATGTCACATGAAGGAATACAAGTTAGACCGACCATTGGACAATCATTTTTAGGGGAGTGGTTTACAGACGATCAATAGGTCTTCCCGCTTTTATTTAGGACTCCCTCATTAGACGTCTCATGACAGATGTATCCGTCTCTCCTTCAAATAGccaacatgtcaaaatgtccaaaCAGATCAAGCATGCGACGGGAGGCTGATGGAAGACACTTGTTTCCTCGGTCTCATTTAACCGCTGGTGATCTGACTGCTTATCTGTTGAGACACTTTCTAAATGTCAAACTTGTTGAGAGCCGTGACAGACTCCTACTGTCACTGAGAACAGTCAAAGCTGACGCCTTCATTTGACATTAAGCACCCTCTTGTTTTCATCCTCTTCACtttcacaaagaaatgtaaaggGATTATTTGCATGCATGCAATGGCCTTGGTAGTCGGTAACGAAgagagctggtggtggatttgcAAAGTCTGCCTTTTGTTTTACGGTTGCCGTGAAAGAACCCTAGAGAAATCCATAGAAAATCCATCTTGAAAAACAATACTGGGAACAGATAATAGGCTTGAGAAAGAGGtgagaaataaatggaaaagCTTTTAGATGGCAAATGCTTTAGCACATCTTTTAGTGACTTATAGCAGAAGTGTATGAAGTCAAGTGGAAtctttttgattttctttcttcttttcttgaGGCTTTTTGACTACCATGGCAGAGTGGCCCCCCCACCGAGGGCCGTGATCCCTGTCAAGCGCTCCAGGGTGCTCGCTCCCTCCTCCCGCCGCGGGAAGACCTCCTTCCCCATCAaaacatcctcctcttcctcctcctcgtcctccagACCTCCCACATCCTCCTCCGGGCTCAAACGTACGTACAATAAGGTGCTTTCTACTTATCTTGTGTTTACACTCAGATTTGACTTTTGTTGAATATGGATTTTTCAAAAAGAGACGAAACCTAATTACGCTAATGGCATTCTGTCCTTTTCAAAAAAGAAGGCTTAAAATGctaatcttaaaaaataaaaacagggcTCCGAGAGAGAAAAGGCTTGGCATTATTCCGCTGTGCTACTTATGCCACTATAAAAAGCTATTTCATTCACTCCAGCAGCTCACACTGCAATGTAGAGCAAAACACTAAGTcgcaaacacaaatataatccGAGCTTCGCGAGCAGCACTATTCACTCGGCGAGCTATTGCTGTCACCCAGGATCCATCTGGATCCCATCCATTAACCGGTGATGCATTCTAACATgctaaatgtaattaatgtgAGATTGGGGCCATCTCTGTGGATCTGTGGTCAGCTGTGTTTCCCTAAACGTTAGTCTCTATTCGTGGCCTGTGTAATTGGCTCCAGTGTTTATTCCATTGTTGCCTGTCTAGCCAGTGTTATCAGCGCGAGCAGCTTGTTGAGGTCTGTGAGGAAGACCTAGTTGCAGTTGGGTTTtatagagaagaagaaaaaaaatctcccaTCCTCCTTTTGGACAGAGTCGATGAATTCTCCTCTCTGTCTaagcgctgctgctgctgctgcagtgtgttacTAATTTGCTCCTGCCAGtgctgtggaaaaaaaatccctgtTTGCATTGACTCTGGCCTAGATAGATTGGACAGTACAATAAGGGGTAGCTTGTCCGAACAGGGGGAAGGGTTAGCGGGGGTAGTTTTAAAACTATGTACTCTGTTCAAGTAATTTTTCACTTTAGGGGGGAATGGAAACAGCTGTCAGAGGCAGGGATCATGAAGATGGATAGATTTGTGTTTTCCACATTAAACCCTCTTTGACGCCCAGTGCTGATTGCCAGTGAATGAAGACAGATTTGGCTTTTGCCGCATTTAGCCTATTAAAGAAAGACTGAATGATTACTACATCTTTAAGGTTGCTTGTGTTGGAAATGTTACACAATCATATGATATACTCTTCTCTATAATAAGACCTTAACGTGTCTATAATACCCTGTGTTATTCTGAATAGTACCAATTTCCCTGTTGCACTGCTCTCCTAAtgttccctttttctcttttcctcaaATTTCAAAATTACTATTTTTTATCAAGCCGAAAATCTAGTTTTTCACAATTATATTCCTCTCTGACAAACAAATGCGTCttcaatatcagtcaaaataagtCTTGCCTGATACTGAAGTAGAGCTGCAATGATAAGCGAAATACTTAGACGGATTTTACCGTTTCAAATTGGGTTTTGATTAAACACTTCTTACAATTTGTTGAATTTTTAAAGACCAAATAGTATTAACAGCACAAAcatatcttttttattgtttttatccggggtgtccaaactacggcccgggggccaaatgcggcctgtGGTCCATTTTGAAGCGGCCCTCAGCTAATTAAAGTCTAATGGAAaatggcccacacctgaaacttgtgctcgtcttgtattgtacttcttaGATATGTGTCAACATTTATCACACAGCATTATTCATGTGTAAATAAgccacattttcaaataaattcagtcaaaacGTTTTCTAGCAAGCcttagtttataaaaaaaagcccaataacttattttcatAACAAGCTTAAAATAGACCctccatatttccccttataAGCATTCTGAGGTCTCTGTTTTAAGGAAGAAGCTAgcaactaaataaattaaaccctatggagagctgtgatgtgggctgtttgttttcttaaagcatattcagtTCTCAAGCGTaatgtacctacatttgatatagtttgctaacttataacttaacttatgaggcaatataccgcacctctagtgaggggcccagccctaTGTTTTTCTGTGCGTtgccctcggtgaaaaaagtttggacatccctgGTTTATTCACTCCTGTTACAAAATGTTCTGAATAGTGCAAAACAATTCAGGATACTGCCTGTTTAGTGTATTCAGATATTAAACTAGAACATGAAATGCATATTGTATGGGTTTCATTCTGTAGTAGGGTTACATCAGTACTTTCTCCAAGAATCCTCCAGTTATCCATCTGTTTGAACTTGTAACCTTCTACTATCATTAAGAGTGTGTATCACATCAGCATCACCAGCCCCAAGCTCTGTGTCCGGTTTAATTATCAGTGATTTGAAACATCCTCACTATTCCCAAAATAAAATCTATGTGCTCCATCATGAGGATCTAAAATCAGATCCAATTCTCATTCCATAAATCTCATTCATAAGGCTTATTGTATAACAATATTTCCGCCTATTCCGTCAAAACCCGGCTATTTAAAGATGCTGTGTCGATAAGGATGTGTatgctgtctctctgcagcttaTGGGACTGATAGCACAAAAGGGAAAAAGACCTGAAGGCGGAGATAAATTAGAAGCTGTTCCACACATTCTTATCATCAAAGTAAGCCGCCCAGAGCGAGCGGGGATAATGTTGGAATAAGGAAGCGggtgtacatgtgtgtgcatttatggATGTTGCTTTGTACACCGAGATAGAGACACTCCAGTGTTTCCCACCATTGTGATATCAGAGTATATCTATGTGCTTTTGTTCCCCTCCAGAAAAAGTCCATTTTCAGCTTTAAAGTTACACAACTACATGAGCCACATTCTAGTGATTTCACACAGATATTTACCAAAATATAGCTTTCAGTGGGGGCTTTCTACACCCCTTCTTTCCTGTGTCACGTTCACACATTAATCATCCAGTTTTAGCAAATAGCCTAAAGTATGTATCGGATCTTACCTGGGCAGTGTTGTTCTTCACCCTGAATTAGTGTGAAAGATTATTTTTTGGAATGCTAGTTTACAGTCAGCTTATCAGTCAGTGTTTATCATGCACCGACATCTCCAACCGTAGATGTTTTATGCAACAGAATGAGGAGGGGATCTGCATTGTGATGTGGTGTGGGTGTAAATATACATCAAAGGAATGCACTTAAAGAGCGGCGTGCCGACATGATACCTGACAAGATTCTCTGCATGTCTCCTGCTCCTCATTTTTCCCCCATCTGCAGCTTTACAGGAACTCGTAGGTTTGTTTACCGAACACTCATCCATCCCCTCTGCAGCCCTGACGGAATCTGATAGGTGTCAGAGGGAATTTTATGTCTCTTCTCAAcctctgcttttctgtttttccctTCCTCTCCGAAGATGACACATTTCAGCTGCCGTGGGTTAAGGGATAAgattattttattgctttttatgGTCTAAATTCTTTAATCTTCTCAGTTCAAGCTGTTCAGGAGTACACCCGCGTTTTGCTGGTCCAGATTGAATTAACGGTTACGTCCTTcacatgcatttgtttgttaTGACACATTGATCTTAAGACTCAAACTTTGGCAAAGCAGAAGGGGGAGATAACTTATTCAAAAAGCAGTAAACAGAAGCTGTGGGGGGTCATATTGTGCCCCCTGTTTCTCAAGCACCAGTTTAACAGTGAGGCAATAGTCGGGCAAAGTTGCAGAAAGGGTGTGTAAGCAACTTTAACACACTGGTTTAAGTTTGTGTTTCAAAGTGAAAAGTTTCAAGTTGAGATAACAAGACAAAACAACCTTTcattatatgttatatatttatatatgcatGTTGATATTTCATACAGTGAATTAGCCGCTTCCCCTCACAAATCCTACATTTTCAGTGACTTTTCTCCATGTGTCACATTTATATTATGCTGCTAGGATTTTAGTCTGGTATTTTACGGGTCCCATACTTGTTAAATAATTTGTTAAGAGGACTTAATTTGCTGCCACAGAGACCATTATCTGGGACAGTTCCTTGAGTTAAGTTAGCTCTGGTTTTTTACTCAAGTCAACATTCATGCATATTTAGAAAccatatttcattcatttttgattGCCTGCCTGTAAAATAAGTTGATCTTTTCTATGTCAAGCTGTGATGTGTTGCCCTAAATACAAGACTCTACATTATGTtacaaattatttcattttctaaagAAATGGTTGTTTTTGAACACTGTATGACACACTCCCAGATAGAAGTTCAATTTAACCAGGAAAACTACaatagcattttttttgttataattcTTTGAACTCAAGAAGCATTGACAGTCATGTTTACTAATAGcaatttatttaagtttttagAAGTTACAAACTCCTTAAGAAATTGAGTTCTTCCTAATTTTGCAACACTCATTGTTAATTGTATGGTTCTCTAGAAGCTACTctgttgaaattaaaaaagctaCTGCAGTATATGCTAACAAGGCCTGTCTGTGACTGCTTCAAAACAAGAGCCATCCAATGTTATGCCCAGCAAACCTCTTTTAAAGAtgccttattatgctttttaggtTTCTTCCCctccctgcagtgtgtttttgtcagggTTTAGCAGAGCAGGTTGGACTCAAGTGCAGCAGAGACAATGGTTTTAACTTAGCATGACCTTTTTCAAAGTACATAGGCTGATTTGAACCATAACTCTCTCCCTAGTTATCTCAAAGAACCCACTACACCGACAGAAgaaacagaacttaaatacatgcagaacTAATCaaaggacaagacacagctgggctggggagggaaaacacaaaggccCCAGGTGACAGAACAggtgaacacttttcaaaataaaacaggagaacaGACACACTTCAAAACGCCTCCATTAAACAATTTTGTTCAATTCTGACACTTGacacactcgcacttctattggctagcactccaacacatagTATGTGTTAGGATAAGGGGCGGGGCATCTGTAATAGGtctaccaatcacaacagacccAGTATAAacagaatatgaatacattaaatGGCTTCTGCTGAAAGGGAGATCCTAAGTActttctaaaaatataaataaaaggattACAACTTTAAGATCCCtgatattcacaatatgcaCATCCAAGCAGATACTTTCCCTAAGTGTATGAAATATCCTTGCTTAGTATAATCACCGGAGCCAGCTGAAATACAGCATGGAGTATGTTCTGAGATTGGCATTTTGGTGCAAAACTTGAGCAGAACTGCACAGCATGGTGGGCGTAAGCTGTGCACTAATCTTCAAATGGAAAGCAGCAGGTCTATATTTTCAGCAGGGTGACTTTACAGATGGCCAGATGAGATGTTTTCCCTTAGGATAGAGTGACTCAGAGCGAAGACATGATATCCAAAACTAAGAGCATTAACAGATGACAGCATGCGGTGTGTGATAAAACTGTGTGAAGCACGGCCATTAAAATGACTGCAGGAATAAAATGAGGACAACTTAAAGTTGctataaatctgtgttttttttttgtttccgtCCCTCAGCAGTGAAGACGGACCAGCTTCAGACTATAAAGCGGGAGCTCACGCAGATCAAGTTCAAGATCGACTCTTTGCTGGGACGCCTGGAGAAGATCGAAAAGCAGCAGAGAGCCGAGTCCGGTGAGAAGCAACACGAATCAGAGCGGCAGGGGGGGAAGGAAATTAAGAGCATACGCTGGCCATAAGTCTTTGTGACATTTTGGGAGATAAGAGACGTAGAGCTCTCCGTCATAACTGCAGACAGGTGTCAACCCCACGCTGACGCCACGTTTTTTTTGAGGTCTTAATATATGATCTACACTAGAGGACAGTCTACTAGTGAAGGTCACTTAGACAGCATGCAGGGTACAATAGTCCCCAGGAGCTTTATTTGAGCtctcaatctttttttatttgaattccaTCACCATTAAATCACACAAATCCCTCCTTCCAGcaaagtgtgattttttttttcaaagcaaacaTGAAAACTTCACTAGATACTAAAATAAACTGACAGAATCAAGGTTTTCCTTTTGAATGGAGATGGATGTTTGCTTCTAAAAGCTATCAGCTTCAAGCATGGAGCAATATTTGATTAACTATGCTTAGGCTGCGACATGATTCatcatttctttcatttcaacagAGAATGCAGTATGTAACATAATGTGGTAGGCCTATATATAGCCCCCAGCACTTTATGTCATGAGCTGTTATAATGATGCAATTTATCATGGCTATTAACTTGAGGAAAAATTCACACGTCATCCTGGAGCTTTATCATTCAGGGTCAAACATAGATAAAAGAAAGGACGAACGATCCTGCAGAGTTTGGAACACAAACAGATACTCATTAGCTGTTTAATGACACAGAATTAGTTTTACACTTCGGTGCTAAATTCACTTTGATTCCCCAAAATTGTAACTGAATGATATACCAGAAGTGTTTCCCCGCTTAGCAATGAGTGCTAACTTTTTTGCCTACACAACGAAAGAGGCACATCAACAGCAGAAACTGCAGCCCTTTGTCAGTGCCTACACTTTTTCCAATCATGTTTTATTGGTGTTAGCTGGAATGCTAAAAATAGAGGCTTCGATTGCGTTGCGGTTGTACAGGTTGTGTGAATTCAGCAGCTGGTATACACAGCTGCATTGGCAACAGTGTCTCTTTTAGATGATAAACTACAGTGTTGACACTGGACACATCACTTGTTGAGGTCAAACCTCTTCTGTCCAGCCGAGCTTTTGTAGCAGCACGTCCTCTTGGGAACGATAGTGGGGGCATCACATTTCTGCACaggttttaaaaacagaaaaaggcagTCAACTAAACTTTCTTTTAACTGCTGTGCGAACCAAAAAAACTGCTTTCACAAAATGTCTCTTTGCCCTTCTTTCTCACTCAGAAGCTCAGAGAAAGTACGAGGACAACTGCGACTCCCTGCATGAGGAGTCTGTGTCAGAGACGGCAGAGAACTCTGGGGAAGAGGCGGGAGATGGGGCTCTGGAGATGGAGGCGGGAGAGATGACCGATGGAGGCGAGGACGAGTACGACGAGGAGGGCAGCCACCATCTGGTAAGAGAAGCGGCTGACAGGCGTGACAGGGAGGCAGAGAGCAAGGCACTTTCGGAGATCTCAAGTGGGCAGACAGTTCTCGCATTCTGAAAGTTAATTTTACAGAATTATTCATGGCTGCAGATCTGAGAGAGCGGGGCTTCACATGACTGAACGGTGAGAGCTTGTGGACTGACAGTTTCTCCCTGTTGACCCTCTATCACACTGGAAGCCAGGCCCTTCACAagcccacacacagacacacacatacacacacaaacttccGGGCTATAATTGAAGCAGAGggctcaaacacacagaggagcgCTTAAGACCACCGGTGTGAATCTGACTGTGGGGAGCTGTGAACCTTGTACACAAGGTTGCTGAGGAAGTAGGACCTGTATGGAGAAACCAACTGGAGCTCATCTGATTTAAGTTTTATAtctgatgaaaataaaacagtttattcattttgattgcAATTATCCTCCTTTTCTCACAGTGTAATTATTTAGTAATGAATCTCATATTTATGTGTTGTGTTATTCAGTAATGCTGATTAAAATTGTTACCTAATGTCTGTTTACATTCATGGACggttcttttattttattttaattttgttgtACAAAACTaggtttaaatatatttctcagTGATAATCACCAgaaaccagaggtgggagaagtactcagatcttgtacttcagtaaaattaAAAgccctgcaatcaaaatgttactcgagtaaaagtactagCATCAAAATATCCCAAAACTCATTATGTAAATTAGTCCATTTCAGATTAatatacatgatatattttataattattgatcattaaagcgtcattaaagctggtaaaggtgcagctagttttaatgactgtgtatactgcagggtagctgctgaatttactccaggtggaactaaagtctgattaagggttgattatatttcacatcattattcAAAATCCAAAGTAACtgaaggtattaaataaaagtagtgtaagtaaaagaaaagaaaacagtataagtacagtacttgagtaaatctactctACAGAAATCATATTTT from Eleginops maclovinus isolate JMC-PN-2008 ecotype Puerto Natales chromosome 21, JC_Emac_rtc_rv5, whole genome shotgun sequence carries:
- the LOC134858175 gene encoding RNA-binding Raly-like protein isoform X5, with amino-acid sequence MTMYKGKRRNHRYINMAGEPKPYRPKAGSKRPLSAVYSGYEFDYEYYRDDFYSRLFDYHGRVAPPPRAVIPVKRSRVLAPSSRRGKTSFPIKTSSSSSSSSSRPPTSSSGLKPVKTDQLQTIKRELTQIKFKIDSLLGRLEKIEKQQRAESEAQRKYEDNCDSLHEESVSETAENSGEEAGDGALEMEAGEMTDGGEDEYDEEGSHHLIENHVSDIDN
- the LOC134858175 gene encoding RNA-binding Raly-like protein isoform X3, with the protein product MTGKLQTSNVTNKNDPRSLNSRVFIGNLNTAIVKKTDIEVIFAKYGKIVGCSVHKGYAFVQYLNERNARAAVAGENARVIAGQPLDINMAGEPKPYRPKAGSKRPLSAVYSGYEFDYEYYRDDFYSRLFDYHGRVAPPPRAVIPVKRSRVLAPSSRRGKTSFPIKTSSSSSSSSSRPPTSSSGLKPVKTDQLQTIKRELTQIKFKIDSLLGRLEKIEKQQRAESAQRKYEDNCDSLHEESVSETAENSGEEAGDGALEMEAGEMTDGGEDEYDEEGSHHLIENHVSDIDN
- the LOC134858175 gene encoding RNA-binding Raly-like protein isoform X2 → MTGKLQTSNVTNKNDPRSLNSRVFIGNLNTAIVKKTDIEVIFAKYGKIVGCSVHKGYAFVQYLNERNARAAVAGENARVIAGQPLDINMAGEPKPYRPKAGSKRPLSAVYSGYEFDYEYYRDDFYSRLFDYHGRVAPPPRAVIPVKRSRVLAPSSRRGKTSFPIKTSSSSSSSSSRPPTSSSGLKLKTDQLQTIKRELTQIKFKIDSLLGRLEKIEKQQRAESEAQRKYEDNCDSLHEESVSETAENSGEEAGDGALEMEAGEMTDGGEDEYDEEGSHHLIENHVSDIDN
- the LOC134858175 gene encoding RNA-binding Raly-like protein isoform X4, with the translated sequence MTGKLQTSNVTNKNDPRSLNSRVFIGNLNTAIVKKTDIEVIFAKYGKIVGCSVHKGYAFVQYLNERNARAAVAGENARVIAGQPLDINMAGEPKPYRPKAGSKRPLSAVYSGYEFDYEYYRDDFYSRLFDYHGRVAPPPRAVIPVKRSRVLAPSSRRGKTSFPIKTSSSSSSSSSRPPTSSSGLKLKTDQLQTIKRELTQIKFKIDSLLGRLEKIEKQQRAESAQRKYEDNCDSLHEESVSETAENSGEEAGDGALEMEAGEMTDGGEDEYDEEGSHHLIENHVSDIDN
- the LOC134858175 gene encoding RNA-binding Raly-like protein isoform X1, translated to MTGKLQTSNVTNKNDPRSLNSRVFIGNLNTAIVKKTDIEVIFAKYGKIVGCSVHKGYAFVQYLNERNARAAVAGENARVIAGQPLDINMAGEPKPYRPKAGSKRPLSAVYSGYEFDYEYYRDDFYSRLFDYHGRVAPPPRAVIPVKRSRVLAPSSRRGKTSFPIKTSSSSSSSSSRPPTSSSGLKPVKTDQLQTIKRELTQIKFKIDSLLGRLEKIEKQQRAESEAQRKYEDNCDSLHEESVSETAENSGEEAGDGALEMEAGEMTDGGEDEYDEEGSHHLIENHVSDIDN